CCTCGATTCAGACATTTGCGTCTCCCGGAATTGTACGACATAGAATTCTCCAGTACCTGATGACGAAGCGAGATCTCCAACATGGACGATGGAGAGTACGCTGGATACATACTGATGCTCTTTACGTCCAGCGTGCTGTGTCTACCTCCATCTATCAACTTCGCTAGTCGCATGTCTACGTCATAGTCTCCTGTATCCATAAGTCGTCGGTAAAGGATTTATGAAATTGTATCAAATTGACTTAATCAAATCATATCGCGTACGGGGTGTGCATTTGATAAGAAGCACAGCGAAAGGGTGGACAGCCGTAAATGCGTAATCACTACCGGAATCAGGAATTTGCAAACCACTTCTAGATGGATTTCGCCTTCGGACAGCCATTGGCCATCAACCTTCAACGGCGTTGTTCCAATTTTCAGTGTCACGAACACTTGCCAGCCGTTGTGTGAGCCACTTATACCACTTATCGAGAGCGCCTAAGTATGGTACAGGCGTGAGAAACGCCAGTGGCCACATTTTGGATGTAGCCTAAGCAACAGCTACCATTTGTAACAGGAGCCCCGTTCGGAACATGACCTCCGAAAGGAATATAACGAGAGatctttgatttgttttgcagtGTAGCACCAACGCTCTTACTAGCTTGCAGCTAAACAAACCTTCAACTTACCAACGCAGAAGCTAAAAGTGCAATCGGAAGGTTGAAGTGTCGTGCTGCACGGCGCGATAAGCTTAAATCACCTTTCCAGGGTGCCCTACACGTTGGGGATGATAGAGAGAGTTTGTGTCTACAGTGAGCGCTGTGTACTTTTGtcgggtttttttctgttgttttatgCATGTTGTGCAGGCAGTGGTCTATTATCGTTGTTTGTTAATAGTATCGTTATCCTGAAAAGCTTTGTTTATTATATAAATTGCTTGAATCATTTATTTTCTAATATTAGCTAATATATGGTTGATAATACGGCAAAGAGCGGTCAGAAtgtgataataaataaaaaaaaacattttttatttgttaattattttatttcaatcatccCTTGCTCTTCTTAACaccttgattttgttttgtaaacttGCTTTTCAAATTTTAGTAAACTGTCAATCTGACCGAGTGCCGTTGTTTGTTATTAGAAATAttaatttgttgttgttattgaaaTTACCAGCGTAATATTTTATGTAAGTTGCCTGGCATATGTTCTTAACTACTAATAATTTTACTTTAAACACTCTCTTCTAAACATTTGAAGCTTGTTTTAGAAacttattttcaaaaatttagtAAAATGTCACTCTGACGTACACGTGTGGTGATGGCAATGAACGTTATTTAGTAATTTAGAAAACAGTTTGTTTAATGCTGTAGTCTACTTAGGGTATCTGTGTTTAAGTTACTCTTTCTTTATTCTCTTTTCAATTCCAattgtctttttttctgtttatcATCTGTTTTGgtgtattgttttctttcttcattgtttctattttcagtgtaaaagttttccccccGCTCTCATGAACCGGGGATTCATTTCCTGATCCGCCAAACGGCAAACTCCACTTAAAGAAAACACCAACCACAAACGCATGACAAAACACAGTGCGGTGCACACGGGCAACCAAATCGTCTTCACTGCGTAAAACCAGTTTCGCAATGTGCAGTGCTTTTGTTGTCCTCGTTCAAAACAACCACCGGAGGCGAAGGCGAAATAAAAGCATCCAACATTACGAGCATAATTGCAACAACCCGAAAAAGGGCAATTTGTGCTGATTGCAAACCAGCACCACAACACACTGGCGAAACGTTAACCGAGCTGCGCTGAGCTCATTCGGTTTGGCAACCCGGCGCGATCACGCGCGTACACTTTGCGCGCAGCTGGCGGCAAATGATGACCGAGGTGTGATGATCATCGAACGGACCGAGATCAACAGTCGGCCCCGGAAGCTGTGCCGCACACAAAAGATTCTTCGTTTCTCTCCTCTTTTCGGTGCGAGAGCTTCGCGTACACATGTAGGGTACGAAAGCTCTCAGCGCGTGATCCAACTGCTGATCGTGCACGCTCTTGTGGTACTGGTTTGCGCTCTCACGACCAGTCGcagtttgagtgtgtgtgtgtgtatgtggccgAAGTGGGGGGGACACACACAGCGCGACAAGGACTGGATGGAGCGAACCAAAACCGGACGGGTTTATCCCGCGAAACACGCTCCGTTTATCTCAGTAGCAATAATGTCGTTGGCTTGATCGAGTGTCCGGACGAGAGTTTGTCTGTGCGCGTCGCTGTTACCGGGGGCCTGTACTCATAGCGGTGGCATTTAGGCATCGAAGTACTGAAGAAGGCTGCCCAGTTAGGTGGCactttcgggttttttttctcctagGGAGGGGTGGCTTCACCACTGgcggtttatttgtttatatcaATAATCTCGGTTCGGGGTGTTCTCCAGTTACGGTTGCtccattttgttgtgtttttttttgctaagaATAGTTGTGTGCGAACCCCCCAACTGTGCTGTGTGGTGTACCTGTGGAAGAGGACGCTGTACCATAAACGAGTACAGCACAAACGTACGCTTCACGCTTTGTGACGCATCCGTGGTGTCCGGAAATAGTGAggcaaacatcaacaacaaaaagttaCAATACAAAAGCACAACTCTCCCTCCTGTTCCAACCCCGTTCCGATAGGGGAGGGTTGTAGAGACAACCGAATTGTCAACCTCATTAAAGCGAAACCCACCGTAccggtgtggtgtgttttgtgcGTGGCGTTTAGATCTGTAACCCTGTAAGGGTGTTTTCGGTAGTTCCAAAAGCGAGGTGCCCGTTGTGGTACGAAAAGTGAAGGGAAACGGACGCCAGCGTTAGACGCAAATGCCACGAAGTGGAATGTGAATCAGCGAGGGTTGTGCCGAAAAGCGTGCGATTTCGGCCAAGGGAACTACTCAGCTCGGCCAAATATTCTCTACGCCAGAAGTCAACAGACACGGTGCGATACACTGCAACAGGTTGCAAAACATTCTCCTGCGTGGTCGAAGCGAGTGCGAAGAACCAAAGTCAAATCACCGACATAAGAATGGCCTCGGCGAAGATGTTGGGCTTCTTGCCATCGAGCGCGTTGCTATTGCTGGTGGTCGTGTCTGCACACCTAGTCAGCATCCGTGGGGCGGGGAGCGACACGGTGACGGAATTACCGGCAGCATCGTCAATGCCACCAGTTATGCCGGTGGCGTACAACGAAAACAAGTTTCTTAAATATCTGTTCAACAAGTACGGCAGCAAGGGAGTGATCTCGTTCGAGGTGAGTTCCAGCCAGCAATTCGAAAGGCTCCGCAAACCGAGCGCGCGCCcttgatgatggcgatgatgatgaagggTGTTATTAGACGACGTTGAATTGCACACCGATGCTTACATGCCAGCGCGCACCAAGATGCTAAGAATGGTCAAAATGTTGCATTAGTATTTCCATAAATCTCCGTCAACGGACGGTTTACGGACGGTAAACAGTGGCGTCATAATAACGCGCCCCGTTACGTTCACGCCGCGTCTTCACTTCCCTATCTGCTTGTTTGCTCACACGATCGTCACGACGATAGTGCAAGACAGTTTATAACCCAGAAATGAAACTTTACAACCCACCTAAATGCATCCCACAACATCTCTGACCGtcgtttcgtttggtttgtCTTCCTACCATTCCCTGTACCTCCGCTGATAGGGTTTAGAGCATCTGATGCATAGCCTTGGACTCGGCGGTATAGATTTTACCGGTTCGCACACCCTGAAGGAGCATCGCCCGGATGGGTACGATTTCGGTGACTACGATATTTATGACGGCGTGAGTCAACACGGGCACGACCacgaccatcatcatcacgatcatgatggtgatggtgcggCGACACAGGTCCCACCGGTGATAACGTTCGCCAGCTCACCAGTGACCACCGGCGATCAGCGGCCCCAGATCACCGACAAGCATCCAGCCGAGCAGAAGCATGGGGCGGACCAGCAGCCAAGCAATACCAGTGTCCTCACGGTACCGCGCACCGGTACCGCAAACAGCAGTACCATCCCGCGATCGGTCACCACGGTGGTACAGGATAGCAAGGTGTCCGGCGCAGATGATGATCACGTGTGGCAGGAAATTATCTTTAAAGACATGCACGATCCCAGGCATCGCCATCCGCGGAACAAAAGTAAGTCGTAGTATCCCGTTTGTTAGAACAGCAACCTATCTAGCCTATCTATCAAGGAAACAGCCCGGGACTGGTATTAGGAGTTGGCCTATAAAGATAGGGACGTAACAGTGCTCGGCAAAAACAAATCTCCCTCTCTcagtatgcaaaaaaaaaaaccattcctcTTAGGTTGACTTGGTATTTAGGTCAATCCCTCGGAATGATGTGTGCCGTAGGATATATGAAGAACCACTCAGCAGATGATGAGGAGCGATTAAGCTTAAACGGTGGTTGTCAATTGACGCCACTCTGTCCGTAGACGAAGTCACTTTAATGTTTGGCCATTTCGTCTACCTACGCGCGGTGTTTAAACGGCACCGTGATCTTGTGCTAATGTGACTAATAAGTAGAGCTAGATGGATGTCTGGACAGGTCGCACGTAGCCACTGGCCATTGTTTATACCATCCCTGATAAGCCGGAGAACCGCTCGAGCAGTTCGTGTTGTTGCGAATTGCCCACGAATGAATGCCAAAATCTTTCCCTTGCCAGCACTTCGGGTAGTTTGATCTCGATAGCTTAACGCTTGGTCGTTGTATGCACAGTTGATTAACAGCTTTATTTCGGGTTTCtgttgcgtgtatgtgtgctgttATGCATATCTTAATTATGATGCATGTTGTTATCATCCCCACCTACATTGTAGTGTGTTACAGAACACAGACCACCGTGGcgacattttaaaaaaaactgccaTAGAAACAATGAAACAGACGGACGTCAGATGTGTGATCTTACCACAAGGTCCACAAGGTTCAGTGAACGGATCGGATCGCACGATCGTTTTCGGCATTTTCTTACCGCTGGATGCTGAATTCGTTTTTCTATCGACACTTTCTTTTCCGGCTTTCTCTTTCGATTCATGATACATTTTTGCATGTTCCCAATTGCGTTGGTCATGGACGATTTGCTATGACGCAGGGTTGACACATCCAAAGCAGAAGGGATGCACGATAAGGATTTGgcttaatgtttttgttctttcttttcgGTTATCGAACAGTCCGGCCCCTTCTAATACATGTATATACTTCtgtaggaaataaaaaaaaacttcttgtTCGCATTCTTGGTAGGAATTCTACGCTGTCCACATTCCTGACCGTGTGTTGCACGTCACGCAAAGAATGCTTCTTATTGCCTATGCAATCCACACGCGCTCGCCTAGTAACGGAAAGCTCTAGCCATCGGATAGGGAATCCGTATGCAAAACACATCACATTTCATTCGCGTATGGTAGAAAAAATGAAGGTGTGCAGAATGTATCGACAGTGagtggggattttttttggcaTGGGTAAATCCCATTTAACGATATTACTATAAATAGTCTATTGAGTTAAGGTACAGGAACGCTTTTCTAATAGAAAGGCATCTGTAGACAAGTGAAGCATTCAAATGTCGAGGAAGTTTGAAAGTGCATAGACCGTACCATACTGTAGTGATGAGAATCTCGACCGCTCTAATCCAGGAAAGCCCTGCATAtttcgaatttccgcgtataTCGAATCATGGTGCaaaatcgtttatacttcaaagtgtCAAACTCAACTTCCTTctcttcattttatttaatcaGCAATTCAGGcgattttttgtatgaaaacactaAGAGAAAGGTAAAATGAATGGTTTATACGACAAGAGTAGGCTTGGTCAACCAAATTTTCACCGTTTTGGCCAGATTTTGAAATTGTAGAGGAATGTAATCAACGGAGGAATGTTCAATATATCAAGAAGGTGTTCACATTTGCTCAATGATTTAGTGGATCATTGATAGAGCTGAATCTGGATAACGAAAAGAGCCTTTTCTTAGAGAACTTGGATTGTTATGCCTTTTATTCTCATGGATGACGGCTGTCCGTGTGCTACGATATTGTTGTGTAGGCTTCGATGGTTAGATTATGTGCGGAATGAATTTTCTAAACGAAACTGGGCAGTTGTCTATAGAAATAGATTGTCATTTAAGGCACTTTAACAACCTACGTTCATAAAACATAGCACCGGTCGTTAACGGCTGTAGTTGCGAAGAATTCATAGTAACATTTCTGGTGGTTGCCTTAAGGTAGTCCGCCGGTTTCTAATTttgtaccgttctgttacgaAACAGAATTGAACTTTCTCATCACTACCATACCTCAAACAACTAGCCTTTATGCTTGTTTTGATGTTCAAGAACCCTGCAATACTTATTCAGATGCCTGTAAATTAATCCAAACAGTAATTATAACATCAGTTCGtaattggtttttatttttgtagaaACAGTTCCTCAATCATTCCTTATAAGGACATTTGAAGATATATTTTGTGTCTGTCTAAAACTTTGGTGGTATACAGTGGAAAGTAGTACCATCTTACTTTATGTATTTAATTAACAACTGTATAGGTTTTGTTCATATTCTTTTCTGATACTACTACCTCAAGTGACCATGGTCCTGCCATTTCCGATAAAAAATAGTTAAGTTAGAGAtaagaattttaaattgtCGCTTACTGAATCTTTGCCTCTGGATGAGGCTGAACGAGTTGGAATTTGTTCCATTACCTTCAGTCTGTGTGCCAAGAAAGCTGAGAGTTTTGCCATCTCAAGAACCTCGAAAAACCAAAGCACAACACGAGAGTCCCATTTTATACCCTCTTGCAACCGGATGTAAGGGTTTTGCGACAtttacaatatttattttgtgcaGGATCGGCACGAAAACAGTAACTGTTTGTGTGGAAAGCAATAATCATCTCCAGCGCACGTGGCTCGTTTGCGAATTGTTGTACCGCGTTTAACTATCGTTTAAGTCACCGGGTGAAATAGCGGTACCATGCCCGGGGGATGCGATCGTACATGTGTGCACAGGGGTGGGCACAGGCAAATGAGCGATGGAAAGCAATAAAACCGGAgtagataaaataaaattctccATTCTCCACTCTGGGTCTGGGGTTGTTTGCCATCCATTGTGCTAAGCGCAAAAGCGCCAAGAAGTTGACGagtgagaaaacaaaacaaaaataaaacacagacacacgggCGAAGATGATGTTTCTCTAACCGTGCGTGTTATGGCGGATTTGGCTTCACGAAACCGGTTTCATGATTTAATGTAGCGAGGTTTGTGGTAAAACCAACGTTTGACCGTCGGCATCCCGGCATTGTGCAAACAACCGGCACCGCTACACGCTCAATAATACCCCCTTTTCGTTCAAGCGTTCTTCGGAAGTGATTATTTTCTCATTTCGCATTAGCATTCGGAATGTGGTGGATAGGTGAAAGGTTACCCGTCTCTGAGGAAATTCATGCTAGCATAAAACATCGACAGACATCAAAATGAAGTTCACCAACACACAACCACGCCTTACAATGCATGTTGTGCCAAAACAAGATGGATGGCCTCGATGTTTTATTCACCCGGAAGAATATGCAAATCGTTGATtggaaaacccttttttttcgtcaaatAAGGTCAACAAGTCACTAAAACAGTGCTCCAGAATAAACCGATTTTGCTTTAGTAATACTGAGAGATTATATGTTAACCCATTACATCCCGCAGGAACGCATTTTTATCCGAATGGCATTATTCATTATAGTCTTATAGTCATTATAGTCAAAAAATGACTCAAAACAAGAGGGTCTAGGACATTATGTTCTTTTGGCCATCCTCAGAACTCGAGATATCTGAggattaaaaattcaaattttccatacaaagttttattaacttttcttccattgattcaaattttgttcaaaaatatattctaAAGCTTgtatttaatcattttatcacaaatttaatcaaattaatatAAGTTAATTTCAcacattttgaaattttcgttgaccgtttttatgattatttttttccaaaattgtGAACACTACAAAACGTGGCATAAAATACCAAAATTAACCAACGAAGCGTTCCTGGCGCTAAAGGCACATTTGAATTATCAAcggataataatttaaaaagtaaGGTGATTTAGTTTATTAGATACAGatttatgaaattaaaaaaaaaaattggcctTCGAAATTTCGCACGCTTTCATATACAGACAgcccccgagatacgcgggttttggaaattttacagAAGAGTTAACTTGTGCTTGAGCATAACAAATAAGCTAATAATCATCTATATTGCTTAATCGGCTATAACAGTGCGGCAAAGAATTGATAATTGATGTTAATAGCTTTCCTAATCTGTTacataacttttttttttcttaactcCACACTTCTCATGCTAGATGTGCCATTCTGTTTGTCGCCGATGTCTATCGTCCATCTGGTGATGGAGGAGCCGCTGCTTGCCAAACATCACAACTTCCGCAAGGCAAGGTCCCTATCACACGCGCATCCCTTCGCACCGCCGGCAGACGATGAGGTAGATCCCGATGCACGCATCGAAATTACACCGTCCGAGTTCAAGGATCTTTGTCCGGCATTTTTGGTACAGCTGGATCAGCGGGCCTGTTCCCAAAAGCTACACAAGGAAGCCAATCCACAACGGGAGAAGAAGGCATTTTCGCAAGGTTTGTTAATGTCGGCTGTGTTTTCCAATTGCGCATGGGAACTTTTTTTCTAACTctgctccgtttttttttattcaacagcGTGGATCTACGCTTCCGCCTGTGTGCTGATCATTTCGCTGTGTGGTCTGGTAGGAGTGGCAATGGTACCGCTCGCTAAATCCATCGCGTACGATGACATATTGCGATTTCTGATCGCACTCGGCGTAGGAACGCTATGCGGGGATGCACTGATGCATCTGTTACCGCATGCACTGCTGCCACATGACGATGGCGATCATCATGACCATCACCACGACGAGCTCGATCACCACGACGGCGAACATGATCATTCGGCGGAAGCCCGTGCCATGTggttgtgtctgtgtgcgttCGGGGCGGCATTCTTCATGTACAGCCTGGAGATGATATTGCCGCTGTTTCGGGACGGGGATGAACATTCACACCACGGCCATTCGCATGCGCACACGCAAAGCTCGAATCGGGTGGAACCGAGAACGGTGCAACAGTCGCAGCACACTAACAATCATCATCCCAACTATCGGAGTGATGACATCGAGCTGGATATGGTGGACGGTACGAAAGATAAGGAAGCCAAAATGATGCTAGAAAAGAAAAGCTCCCGCAAACCGATGGCAGCGGTAGCGTTTATGGTTATACTGGGCGATGGGCTGCACAACATCACGGACGGTTTGGCGATTGGGGCAGCCTTTGCAGTCGATCCTGTTACGGGGCTGGCCACCTCGTTCGCTATCCTCTGTCACGAGCTGCCGCACGAGCTCGGTGACTTTGCTCTACTGCTGCAAACCGGTGTCAGTATTAGGAGGGCAATATTCCTCAACATAGTTTCCTCAGTTTTAAGCTTTATCGGTAAGTTGATAGACGATAACGTGGCGAGTAatattgtttcaaaaacatagtaatttaacatttcttttgtacattgcACAGGCATGGCTCTCGGATTGCTACTGACGGGTCTTCACGAATCGGTCGTCAGCTGGATCTATGCGGGAACGGCTGGCACATTCCTGTACATTGCACTGTCCGATCTGGTGCCGGAGATGCGCAACGATGTAGCTAAAAGTGAGAAAAAGTTGAAGGTGATTCTGATTCAGCTAACCGGCTTAGCTCTAGGAGCTATCATTATGTTGTTGATTGCGCTGAATGAGACAGGTCTTCGGAAATTGTTTGATTAGTACGATAGTATTAGATTCAGTATTGTACATAGTGTTAGAAGAAATAGattgtactgttttttttaaattaatgagtGAAACATTGCTGGAACGCACAATTAAGCGAAGTGGATATCAAAATAAGAAAGAACTCCTTGCTGAACCTCATGAATTATGTTACCGATTACAGGGTCTTAATTATGTAATAAAATgagataaattttattattcaattctAAAGTTTGTGTATGATTTCCTCCAGTTGAACTCGTACGTACTCCCCTGCAAACTgtcaattttccattttgaatTTAGTAACGCACCGTAACGCACTGGAAGCTGTCAAACTGGTTGTCAAATCAGCTGTCGCGGGTGTTTATTTACATTCCGGTGCGTGTACTGATCAGCTGTATTTCCAATTGCAAAAGATAAAACTCCTTCACTATGTTGGATAAAGTGAAGCACATAATTTTAGTACTCTCTGGTAAGGGTGGGGTAGGAAAATCTACTGTCAGCACACAACTTGCCTTAGCTTTGGCGGAAGCAGACCATAAAGTAAGTCACCCAAAATAGGCACAAGCTTTCTTATCAGCTTGGGGAAACAAGTCGTATCATCTGTTCTGTGCATCTTTTACCCCATCACCGTAGGTTGGCCTTCTCGATATAGACCTATGTGGACCCTCTGTACCCTACTTGTTGGGGCTTGAAGATCAAGATGTACACCAGTGTGATGATGGCTGGGTGCCAGTATACACCAGCGCCGAGAAAAAGCTGGCCGTCATGTCGATCGGTTTTCTGCTCAAGAATCGTTCCGATGCCGTCATCTGGCGGGGACCTAAGAAGACTGCCATGATAAAGCAATTTCTGGAGGACGTGAATTGGGACGAATTGGATTATCTTATCATTGATACCCCACCGGGAACATCCGATGAGCATATCACCGTGATGGAATGTTTGAAAACGGTCAACACAGACGGTGCGATTATAGTGACAACGCCGCAAGAGATGGCCCTGGAAGACGTGCGCAAGGAGGTAACGTTTTGCAAGAAAACGGGCATTCACATTCTAGGGATAGTCGAGAATATGAGCGGTTTCGTGTGTCCCAACTGT
The Anopheles moucheti chromosome 2, idAnoMoucSN_F20_07, whole genome shotgun sequence genome window above contains:
- the LOC128298810 gene encoding zinc transporter ZIP10; translation: MASAKMLGFLPSSALLLLVVVSAHLVSIRGAGSDTVTELPAASSMPPVMPVAYNENKFLKYLFNKYGSKGVISFEGLEHLMHSLGLGGIDFTGSHTLKEHRPDGYDFGDYDIYDGVSQHGHDHDHHHHDHDGDGAATQVPPVITFASSPVTTGDQRPQITDKHPAEQKHGADQQPSNTSVLTVPRTGTANSSTIPRSVTTVVQDSKVSGADDDHVWQEIIFKDMHDPRHRHPRNKNVPFCLSPMSIVHLVMEEPLLAKHHNFRKARSLSHAHPFAPPADDEVDPDARIEITPSEFKDLCPAFLVQLDQRACSQKLHKEANPQREKKAFSQAWIYASACVLIISLCGLVGVAMVPLAKSIAYDDILRFLIALGVGTLCGDALMHLLPHALLPHDDGDHHDHHHDELDHHDGEHDHSAEARAMWLCLCAFGAAFFMYSLEMILPLFRDGDEHSHHGHSHAHTQSSNRVEPRTVQQSQHTNNHHPNYRSDDIELDMVDGTKDKEAKMMLEKKSSRKPMAAVAFMVILGDGLHNITDGLAIGAAFAVDPVTGLATSFAILCHELPHELGDFALLLQTGVSIRRAIFLNIVSSVLSFIGMALGLLLTGLHESVVSWIYAGTAGTFLYIALSDLVPEMRNDVAKSEKKLKVILIQLTGLALGAIIMLLIALNETGLRKLFD
- the LOC128297941 gene encoding cytosolic Fe-S cluster assembly factor NUBP2 homolog, translated to MLDKVKHIILVLSGKGGVGKSTVSTQLALALAEADHKVGLLDIDLCGPSVPYLLGLEDQDVHQCDDGWVPVYTSAEKKLAVMSIGFLLKNRSDAVIWRGPKKTAMIKQFLEDVNWDELDYLIIDTPPGTSDEHITVMECLKTVNTDGAIIVTTPQEMALEDVRKEVTFCKKTGIHILGIVENMSGFVCPNCSECTNIFSSGGGHSLAELAKVPHLGTLPIDPRVGELAGTGKSCVKELPNCTTTEVLQKIVRTITVGAE